In one Silene latifolia isolate original U9 population chromosome 10, ASM4854445v1, whole genome shotgun sequence genomic region, the following are encoded:
- the LOC141607684 gene encoding uncharacterized protein LOC141607684: protein MSEEILVGIETRIETLSVYASLWYDNLKHQRLREGKESIKSWSKLKRKLLDKFVTKDYTQDMFIKLYKLRQDERPLETYLREFEQLTLQCEINEKLEQRIFRLLEGLDKNIATKVRIQPLWSYDDVVNLALRVEKMGKSKPASPKSNTKPVFKPYTSIRFNDTSKTTIPTTSVKGKVVATSKPTQPPTENRIKCFQCQGYGHFKKDCPSKRVMTSIEVEEWERDGLVEYEREEVIEGEAEEEEPSQDAVIANLDTGHSLVLWRVMNSQQAPLDEDQRSLIFRSRCTIQERVCNLIIDGGSCTNMTYVTLVEKLNLNTQAHPLPYKLRWLNKGADVKVDMQCLIPFSIGKVYKDEVLYNVVPMDACHLLLGRPWEFGKSTVHHGRNNTYTFKQGSKKITLTPLPPNQKIYGSPSVTDGLNGVLFLLEAEMEISEAEKSQIPMEVQKLLEGYSDVFPEELPSGLPPLRGIKHQIDLVPGSIIPNILAYKSDPTTTKELKSEIEELMAKGFVIESLSPCVVPALLVPKKDGSWRICIDSKAINNKTVKYRFSITRLDDMLDELSGS from the exons atgagtgaagagataCTTGTTGGTATTGAGACCAGAATAGAAACTCTTTCAG TATATGCATCGCTATGGTATGATAACCTTAAACATCAGAGattaagggaagggaaggagtCTATTAAATCTTGGTCCAAGCTTAAAAGGAAATTGTTGGATAAGTTTGTTACCAAAGATTATACCCAGGACATGTTCATTAAGTTATATAAGCTTAGGCAGGATGAGAGACCCCTTGAGACCTATTTAAGAGAGTTTGAGCAACTAACCTTACAGTGTGAGATAAATGAGAAGCTTGAGCAAAGGATTTTTAGGTTATTAGAAGGGCTTGATAAAAATATTGCTACTAAGGTTAGGATACAACCACTATGGTCATATGATGATGTAGTCAACCTAGCACTCAGAGTAGAGAAAATGGGGAAATCTAAACCTGCTTCACCCAAATCAAACACTAAGCCTGTTTTCAAACCTTACACTAGTATAAGATTCAATGACACCTCAAAAACTACAATACCAACTACCTCAGTTAAAGGAAAAGTTGTTGCTACCTCTAAACCTACCCAACCTCCCACAGAAAATAGAATCAAGTGTTTCCAATGCCAAGGCTATGGACATTTTAAGAAGGATTGTCCTTCTAAAAGAGTCATGACTTCCATAGAGGTAGAAGAATGGGAGAGAGATGGCCTAGTGGAGTATGAGCGGGAGGAGGTTATTGAGGGTGAGGCTGAGGAGGAGGAGCCTAGTCAGGATGCTGTGATAGCTAACCTTGACACTGGCCACAGTTTGGTTTTATGGAGAGTGATGAACTCACAACAAGCACCCCTTGACGAGGATCAGAGGTCATTAATTTTCAGAAGTAGGTGCACCATTCAGGAGAGAGTTTGTAACCTGATCATTGATGGTGGTAGTTGTACCAATATGACTTATGTCACCTTAGTTGAGAAGCTGAACCTAAACACTCAGGCTCATCCCCTCCCTTATAAGCTtagatggttgaacaagggagctGATGTCAAGGTAGACATGCAGTGTCTTATTCCTTTCTCTATTGGAAAGGTTTACAAGGATGAGGTGCTCTATAATGTAGTGCCAATGGATGCCTGTCATTTGCTCCTAGGCAGGCCATGGGAATTTGGCAAGAGTACAGTTCACCATGGGAGGAACAACACCTACACATTTAAGCAGGGTAGTAAGAAGATAACCCTAACTCCCCTACCTCCCAATCAAAAAATCTATGGAAGTCCTAGTGTGACTGATGGGCTCAATGGAGTTTTATTCTTATTAGAAGCTGAAATG GAAATCTCAGAAGCTGAGAAATCTCAGATTCCTATGGAGGTTCAGAAATTGTTGGAGGGTTATTCAGATGTATTCCCTGAAGAACTTCCTAGTGGGTTGCCTCCCCTTAGGGGCATAAAGCATCAAATTGATCTAGTACCAGGTTCTATAATCCCTAACATACTTGCATACAAAAGTGACCCAACTACCACTAAGGAATTGAAGTCAGAAATTGAAGAGTTGATGGCTAAGGGTTTTGTGATAGAATCCCTGAGTCCATGTGTTGTTCCAGCACTCTTAGTCCCAAAGAAGGATGGCTCATGGAGGATATGCATTGACAGCAAAGCCATAAACAACAAAACAGTTAAGTACAGGTTCTCAATAACAAGGCTAGATGATATGCTGGATGAGTTGAGTGGGTCTTAG